Proteins co-encoded in one Arthrobacter alpinus genomic window:
- a CDS encoding phospho-sugar mutase: MRHVNENQSESASALEIAALQAAGVQWAAHDPDPATAAQLLELIAAAPADPTELADSFAGNLTFGTAGLRAAMGPGPNRMNKVVVRRAAAGVAAHLLALAKEAVEPEDAQPEGQKDTFDAGSSSASPLRYQPRAVVGFDARYNSEAFAQETAAIFAAAGIETFLMPAPLPTPVLAYAVRALECEAGIMVTASHNPRQDNGYKVYLGGRAVAPEARGVQIVAPHDSLIAGHIDTVANTAEMGDTSGIEMANKGWHVLGDALVQEYKTAVATLVDPTAFPARELRIVHTSLHGVGHETALAVLNSAGFTDVHAVAEQSAPDPDFPTVSFPNPEEPGAMDLAFALAEKVGADLVLANDPDADRVAVGALNPATGTWHQLHGDQVGALLGAHIAARGGRAGTAETGATGTPVFANSIVSSRLLNKIATAAGYGYVHTLTGFKWISRVPALTYGYEEALGYCVAPEVVRDKDGISAGLLVAEMAASLKAVGRTLFDVLDDLALAHGLHVSNQISIRVEEISDIHAMMSRLRAQPPAHFDGSAVAELADLSTGSINLPATEALAYWSDNGTRVIIRPSGTEPKLKCYLEVIIPVTGAEHLGAAHDEAQRALAAVVIDVKAALGLENL; encoded by the coding sequence GTGAGACATGTAAACGAGAACCAATCCGAGTCCGCCTCAGCACTCGAGATTGCGGCCCTGCAGGCGGCCGGAGTGCAGTGGGCAGCCCACGATCCGGACCCGGCAACTGCCGCACAACTGCTGGAGTTGATCGCCGCCGCGCCGGCTGATCCCACAGAGTTGGCCGACAGCTTTGCCGGCAATCTCACGTTTGGGACGGCCGGGCTCCGTGCCGCCATGGGGCCTGGCCCGAACCGGATGAACAAGGTGGTGGTTCGCCGCGCCGCAGCCGGTGTGGCCGCACACTTGCTCGCCCTCGCCAAGGAGGCCGTGGAGCCTGAGGACGCCCAGCCGGAAGGGCAAAAGGACACTTTCGACGCCGGATCCTCCTCCGCCTCTCCCCTGCGGTACCAGCCCAGGGCGGTTGTGGGATTTGACGCCCGCTACAATTCAGAGGCCTTTGCTCAAGAGACAGCGGCCATTTTCGCCGCGGCTGGTATTGAAACGTTCCTGATGCCGGCGCCGCTACCAACACCGGTGCTGGCTTACGCCGTGCGTGCCCTGGAATGCGAAGCCGGCATCATGGTGACAGCTAGCCACAATCCACGCCAAGACAACGGCTACAAGGTGTACTTGGGCGGCCGGGCCGTGGCTCCGGAGGCTCGTGGCGTGCAAATTGTTGCGCCGCACGATTCCTTGATCGCCGGTCATATTGATACCGTCGCCAACACCGCGGAAATGGGCGACACTTCAGGCATCGAGATGGCCAACAAGGGTTGGCATGTCCTGGGCGACGCGCTGGTTCAGGAGTACAAAACCGCGGTTGCCACACTCGTGGATCCTACTGCTTTCCCCGCGCGGGAGCTGCGCATTGTCCACACCTCGCTGCACGGTGTGGGGCATGAAACGGCCTTGGCTGTGCTCAACAGCGCCGGGTTCACCGATGTTCATGCCGTTGCCGAACAATCCGCCCCAGACCCGGACTTCCCCACGGTCTCCTTCCCCAACCCGGAAGAGCCTGGCGCCATGGATCTAGCCTTTGCCTTGGCGGAAAAGGTCGGTGCCGATCTGGTCTTGGCCAACGATCCCGACGCCGACAGGGTCGCTGTGGGTGCGCTGAACCCCGCCACCGGAACGTGGCATCAGCTCCACGGAGACCAGGTGGGGGCCTTGCTCGGAGCGCACATAGCCGCAAGGGGCGGGCGCGCCGGAACAGCGGAAACCGGCGCAACGGGAACCCCCGTCTTTGCTAACTCGATTGTTTCCTCGCGACTGCTGAACAAGATCGCCACAGCCGCCGGATACGGATATGTCCACACCTTGACAGGTTTCAAGTGGATTTCGCGGGTTCCGGCGCTGACTTACGGCTACGAAGAAGCTTTGGGCTACTGCGTGGCACCGGAGGTGGTACGCGACAAGGACGGGATTTCGGCTGGGCTCTTGGTGGCCGAAATGGCCGCCTCACTCAAGGCGGTTGGCCGGACGCTTTTCGATGTTTTGGATGACTTGGCGTTGGCTCACGGTCTCCACGTCAGTAACCAGATCAGCATCCGCGTCGAGGAAATCTCAGATATTCACGCCATGATGTCCAGGCTTAGGGCCCAGCCGCCGGCACACTTTGACGGTTCCGCCGTAGCCGAGCTCGCCGATCTCTCTACGGGGTCTATTAACTTGCCTGCCACGGAAGCTCTGGCCTACTGGAGCGATAACGGCACCCGGGTCATCATCCGCCCCAGCGGCACCGAACCGAAGCTTAAGTGCTACTTGGAAGTCATCATTCCGGTGACAGGAGCGGAGCATCTCGGCGCAGCTCACGACGAGGCGCAACGTGCACTGGCCGCGGTGGTAATTGACGTCAAGGCAGCCCTGGGGCTGGAAAATCTGTAG
- a CDS encoding NAD(P)H-quinone dehydrogenase, translated as MFVTSQQDVFAPFSLPSLAILGGGPGGYEAAMVAASMGAEVTIVERAGLGGSAVLTDVVPSKSLIAVAEAMNRSVDSTQLGVSFEAAEGNPKTIIKADLKQINERVLRLAKEQSADIRRGLEAVGVKIVIGTGRLLDNRTIEVDRGESREIIKADSILVSVGAHPRELATAQPDGERIFNWTQIYDLDELPEELIVVGSGVTGAEFASAFNGLGSKVTLISSRDQVLPGEDSDAAAVLEDVFARRGLRVLSQSRAEAVERTADGVVVTLGDGSKVTGTHCLVCVGSIPNTTGIGLEAAGIEVTSSGHIKVDGVSRTSAPNVYAAGDCTGVFALASVAAMQGRIAVAHMGGDGVRPLKLTQVSSNIFTSPEIASVGVSEADLASGKYQGDVIKLSLDTNARAKMRGVNDGFVKIIARKGSGTVIGGVVVGAGACELIFPIALAVTQKLHVDDVANTFTVYPSMSGSISEAARRLHVHM; from the coding sequence ATGTTTGTGACCAGTCAACAGGATGTATTCGCGCCCTTTTCCCTTCCAAGCCTTGCCATTCTTGGTGGTGGTCCCGGCGGCTACGAAGCCGCCATGGTGGCCGCGTCAATGGGAGCCGAGGTGACCATTGTGGAGCGCGCCGGACTGGGCGGTTCAGCCGTGCTGACGGACGTTGTCCCGTCCAAGTCGCTGATCGCCGTGGCCGAGGCCATGAACCGGAGCGTCGACTCCACCCAGCTGGGTGTCAGCTTCGAAGCGGCCGAGGGAAACCCCAAGACGATCATCAAGGCTGATCTGAAGCAGATCAACGAACGAGTGCTTCGTCTGGCCAAGGAACAGTCCGCTGACATCCGCCGCGGCCTGGAAGCCGTGGGCGTGAAGATTGTCATCGGCACCGGCCGTTTGCTGGACAACCGCACCATCGAAGTGGACCGCGGCGAGTCACGTGAGATCATCAAGGCCGATTCCATCCTGGTCTCCGTTGGTGCGCACCCCCGTGAACTTGCCACGGCTCAGCCCGACGGCGAACGCATCTTCAACTGGACCCAGATTTACGATTTGGACGAACTTCCCGAAGAGCTGATCGTGGTGGGTTCCGGTGTGACTGGCGCCGAATTCGCCTCCGCCTTCAACGGCTTGGGTTCCAAGGTCACCTTGATTTCCAGCCGCGACCAGGTTCTGCCCGGCGAGGACTCCGACGCCGCGGCCGTACTGGAAGATGTCTTCGCCCGCCGCGGACTGCGCGTGTTGTCCCAGTCGCGCGCCGAGGCCGTAGAACGCACGGCCGACGGCGTTGTGGTGACACTGGGCGACGGCTCCAAGGTCACCGGCACCCACTGCCTGGTCTGCGTTGGCTCCATCCCCAACACCACCGGCATTGGCCTGGAAGCTGCTGGCATTGAAGTCACCTCCAGCGGCCACATAAAGGTCGACGGCGTCTCCCGAACCAGCGCGCCGAACGTCTACGCTGCCGGTGACTGCACGGGCGTCTTTGCTCTGGCCTCCGTAGCTGCCATGCAGGGCCGCATCGCGGTCGCTCACATGGGTGGCGACGGTGTCCGCCCGCTGAAGCTGACGCAGGTTTCCTCCAACATTTTCACCTCACCGGAGATCGCTTCCGTGGGTGTCTCCGAAGCCGATCTGGCCTCGGGCAAGTACCAGGGCGATGTCATCAAGCTCTCCCTGGACACCAATGCTCGTGCCAAGATGCGTGGTGTCAATGATGGCTTCGTCAAGATCATCGCCCGCAAGGGTTCCGGAACGGTCATTGGCGGTGTGGTTGTGGGTGCTGGCGCCTGTGAACTCATCTTCCCGATCGCGCTGGCGGTGACTCAGAAGCTGCACGTGGATGACGTGGCCAACACGTTTACGGTGTACCCGTCCATGTCAGGCTCCATCTCAGAGGCTGCGCGCCGCCTGCACGTCCACATGTAG
- a CDS encoding molybdopterin oxidoreductase family protein, producing the protein MTAAPKVPLTTPDAHLHAPSISPALGQTSTTPDAHLRAPSISPAGAGVGTDTHCPYCALQCAMTVTEGAPEPTIAGRDFPTNRGGLCRKGWTSASLLGHASRVTTPLLRGADGQHRPIDWEEALDLIAENVLRTRAAHGADAVGVFGGGGLTNEKAYQLGKFARLALGTSRIDYNGRFCMSSAAAAGNRAFGLDRGLPFPLADLDHAHTVLLLGSNVAETMPPFVQHLAGTRAAGGLIVVDPRRTATADFTADGAGLHLAPVPATDLVLLLGLCHIVIQDGLANKDFITNRTRGYDSLARSVAPWWPERVQSVTGVPVQQLRETARLLAAGAQRGGSYILTGRGVEQHVDGTDTATAAINLALLLGLPGSSTSGYGTLTGQGNGQGGREHGQKADQLPGYRKITDPAARAHVAKVWGVEPEDIPGPGVPAVELLASLGKPDGVRTFFIHGANVAVSAPNASEVLAGLRQLDFLVVADFFMSETAREAHLVLPVLQWAEEEGTMTNLEGRVLRRRAAVTPPAGARSELWIMSELARRLDAPSSFSADPQTVFTELRAASAGGLADYSGIDYAMLDAGAQAYWPYPAGSAGTPRLFLEGFAHADGRAVLTPVTPSSRSARDTLFTGATLAPVTGRLLEHYQSGAQTRRVQALADAAPRAELLIHPLAAQSRGILDGARVTIANGRGTVRCTATFSRAIRSDTVFLPFHFPAEENANLLTSAAVDPLSGMPEFKASSVTVTADAPADAVSEQAGSLDTALEAVA; encoded by the coding sequence ATGACTGCCGCACCCAAAGTGCCGCTCACGACGCCGGATGCGCACCTTCACGCCCCCTCGATCAGTCCCGCTCTGGGACAGACCAGCACGACGCCGGATGCGCACCTTCGCGCCCCGTCGATCAGTCCCGCCGGGGCTGGAGTCGGGACGGACACCCACTGTCCTTACTGTGCTTTGCAATGTGCCATGACAGTGACGGAGGGAGCCCCCGAGCCCACCATTGCCGGCCGCGATTTCCCCACCAATCGTGGCGGGCTGTGCCGTAAGGGCTGGACCTCGGCGTCACTGCTGGGCCATGCAAGCCGAGTCACCACTCCCCTGCTCCGCGGAGCCGACGGCCAGCACCGCCCCATCGACTGGGAGGAGGCTCTTGATCTGATTGCCGAAAACGTGCTGCGCACTCGAGCCGCTCACGGCGCAGATGCCGTAGGAGTTTTTGGCGGCGGCGGACTGACCAATGAGAAGGCTTACCAGTTGGGCAAGTTTGCCCGCCTGGCCCTGGGCACCTCCCGCATCGATTACAACGGCCGCTTTTGCATGTCTTCGGCAGCGGCCGCCGGCAACCGGGCGTTCGGCCTTGACCGCGGCTTACCATTCCCTCTCGCAGACCTTGATCACGCCCACACCGTTCTGCTGCTCGGCTCCAACGTTGCTGAGACCATGCCTCCGTTCGTCCAGCACCTGGCGGGGACCCGGGCAGCTGGCGGGCTCATCGTGGTGGATCCGAGGCGCACCGCCACGGCAGATTTCACGGCCGACGGCGCCGGCCTGCACCTGGCGCCCGTTCCCGCCACGGATCTGGTGCTACTACTGGGCCTGTGCCACATCGTCATTCAGGACGGGCTAGCTAACAAAGACTTCATCACCAACCGCACCCGCGGCTACGATTCACTGGCCCGCAGCGTGGCCCCCTGGTGGCCCGAACGCGTGCAATCGGTCACGGGCGTGCCTGTGCAACAGCTGCGCGAAACCGCCCGGCTCTTAGCGGCTGGCGCCCAGCGCGGCGGCAGTTACATCCTCACTGGGCGTGGCGTGGAACAGCATGTGGACGGCACCGACACGGCCACGGCCGCCATTAACTTGGCCCTGTTGTTGGGACTCCCCGGCTCGTCCACCAGCGGCTACGGCACCTTGACCGGCCAGGGCAACGGTCAAGGCGGGCGCGAACATGGCCAGAAGGCCGATCAGCTCCCCGGCTACCGCAAAATCACCGATCCCGCCGCCCGCGCCCACGTTGCCAAGGTGTGGGGTGTGGAACCTGAGGACATCCCCGGTCCCGGCGTGCCCGCCGTCGAACTTCTTGCCTCACTGGGGAAGCCCGACGGCGTACGCACCTTCTTCATTCACGGCGCCAATGTAGCGGTGTCCGCGCCCAACGCCAGTGAGGTGCTCGCGGGTCTGCGCCAGCTGGACTTCCTGGTGGTGGCCGATTTCTTCATGTCGGAGACCGCGCGGGAGGCCCATCTGGTGCTGCCGGTCCTGCAGTGGGCTGAGGAGGAAGGCACCATGACGAATCTGGAGGGCCGGGTGCTGCGCCGCCGGGCCGCCGTAACGCCTCCTGCGGGAGCGCGCTCGGAGCTGTGGATCATGTCGGAGCTGGCGCGCCGGCTCGATGCACCGTCGAGCTTCAGTGCGGATCCGCAGACGGTCTTCACCGAATTGCGTGCCGCCTCCGCTGGTGGGCTGGCCGATTATTCAGGCATTGACTACGCCATGTTGGATGCCGGCGCGCAGGCTTACTGGCCCTACCCCGCCGGCAGTGCGGGCACGCCGCGGCTCTTCCTCGAGGGTTTTGCCCATGCGGACGGCCGTGCCGTGCTAACGCCGGTGACGCCGTCGAGCAGGAGTGCCCGGGACACGCTGTTCACCGGAGCAACGCTGGCCCCGGTCACCGGCCGGTTGTTGGAGCACTACCAATCCGGTGCCCAGACGCGGCGGGTGCAGGCCTTGGCCGATGCCGCTCCGCGGGCTGAGCTGCTCATCCATCCGCTGGCTGCGCAGTCGCGGGGAATTCTCGACGGCGCACGTGTCACCATCGCGAACGGGCGCGGAACGGTGCGGTGCACAGCCACATTCAGCAGGGCCATTCGCAGCGATACGGTGTTTCTCCCCTTCCATTTTCCCGCAGAGGAGAACGCCAACTTGCTCACCAGCGCGGCGGTGGACCCCCTCTCCGGGATGCCGGAATTCAAGGCCAGCTCGGTCACCGTGACGGCAGATGCGCCCGCGGATGCGGTATCGGAGCAAGCCGGATCACTTGACACAGCATTGGAGGCGGTCGCATGA
- a CDS encoding purine-nucleoside phosphorylase, translating into MQNTAEQTDPSQLAREAAAYIAEHTGVQTHHIAVVLGSGWGEAAGLIGEVTAVLDAADVPGFSAPAVVGHVATLTSIRTPGGKNVLVLGARTHFYEGKGVRAVVHGVRTAAAAGATTMVLTNGCGGLNEAWTPGTPVLISDHINLTATSPLEGATFVDLTDLYSARLRAVAREVDSTLDEGVYAQFTGPHYETPAEVQYAKRIGADLVGMSTALEAIAARAAGMEVFGISLVTNLAAGISATPLSHGEVIEAGTAAGPRISALLAGIIAKL; encoded by the coding sequence ATTCAAAACACCGCAGAGCAGACCGATCCCAGCCAGCTAGCACGCGAGGCAGCCGCCTATATAGCCGAACACACGGGTGTTCAAACTCACCACATCGCCGTGGTTTTGGGCTCCGGCTGGGGCGAAGCGGCCGGCCTCATCGGCGAGGTCACAGCGGTCCTGGATGCCGCTGACGTCCCGGGCTTTTCCGCCCCCGCCGTTGTGGGCCACGTGGCCACGCTGACCTCCATTCGCACCCCCGGTGGCAAGAACGTTTTGGTCCTCGGCGCCCGCACCCACTTCTACGAAGGCAAGGGCGTGCGAGCCGTGGTCCACGGTGTGCGCACCGCCGCCGCTGCCGGCGCCACCACCATGGTTCTGACCAACGGCTGCGGCGGGCTCAACGAGGCCTGGACCCCCGGCACGCCAGTACTGATCAGCGACCACATCAACTTGACGGCTACCTCCCCGCTCGAGGGCGCAACGTTTGTGGACCTGACGGATCTGTACTCCGCCAGGCTGCGCGCCGTGGCCCGCGAAGTGGATTCCACTCTCGATGAGGGCGTCTACGCCCAGTTCACCGGCCCGCATTACGAAACCCCTGCCGAGGTGCAGTACGCCAAGCGCATCGGCGCCGATTTGGTGGGCATGTCAACGGCACTGGAGGCCATTGCCGCCCGCGCCGCGGGCATGGAAGTATTCGGCATTTCCCTGGTGACCAACCTCGCCGCCGGCATCAGCGCCACCCCGCTCAGCCACGGTGAAGTTATCGAGGCCGGCACTGCCGCAGGCCCCCGTATTTCCGCCTTGTTGGCCGGTATCATCGCAAAGTTGTAG
- a CDS encoding MFS transporter: MTAEQMSTSTSKTTATDTGVALSSSRGRWLHHWNAEDTGQWNSVGRAIAKRNLAWSIACEFLGFVVWQLWSIVVVFLPSAGFTFSSGELFWLISIPSLVGATLRIPYTFIVAKFGGRNWTIVSALLLLIPTLGMAWCLGNPETPFGTMLVVAALAGLGGGNFASSMANITYFYPAREKGWALGLNAAGGNLGAAVAQFMVPVAVTLLAAGTLGLPLAGLMWVPLILIAAWGAWKYMDNLSSAKSDIAGSLASLREPHLWILALLYIGTFGSFIGFSAVFPKLIMDSFGPGVGLKLGPAIISLAFLGALIGSLARPYGGKLADRWGGARVTVACFGVLALAAMIQVLTLPLGSFPLFLILFLVLFAAAGAGNGSTYRMIPMVFALRAKASTDASGAGHMSATRKGSAALGIISAIGAYGGFVVPQVLNASRQSTGGYEGAFIGFVAAYLVLMALTWAVYLRRSSAASLGNV; the protein is encoded by the coding sequence ATGACTGCTGAACAGATGAGTACCAGCACGAGCAAGACCACAGCAACGGACACCGGAGTAGCACTGAGTAGTTCCCGCGGCCGGTGGCTGCACCACTGGAACGCCGAGGATACTGGGCAATGGAACAGTGTGGGGCGTGCAATTGCCAAACGAAACCTCGCCTGGTCCATTGCGTGCGAATTCCTCGGCTTTGTGGTGTGGCAACTATGGTCCATCGTGGTGGTTTTCCTGCCATCGGCTGGCTTCACCTTCAGTTCCGGGGAACTCTTCTGGCTCATTTCCATCCCCTCCCTCGTGGGAGCCACGCTTCGCATTCCCTACACCTTCATAGTGGCCAAATTCGGCGGGCGTAACTGGACCATCGTCTCCGCCCTCCTGCTGCTGATCCCCACGCTGGGTATGGCGTGGTGCCTGGGTAACCCGGAGACCCCGTTCGGCACCATGCTCGTTGTGGCCGCTCTCGCCGGCCTGGGTGGCGGCAACTTCGCCTCCTCGATGGCCAACATCACTTACTTCTACCCCGCCCGCGAAAAGGGTTGGGCGCTGGGACTGAACGCAGCCGGCGGAAACTTAGGTGCCGCCGTCGCACAGTTCATGGTGCCTGTGGCAGTGACCTTGCTGGCCGCTGGCACACTAGGGCTCCCGCTGGCCGGACTCATGTGGGTCCCACTGATCCTGATCGCCGCGTGGGGCGCCTGGAAGTACATGGACAACCTCTCCAGCGCCAAGTCCGATATTGCCGGCTCCCTCGCATCCCTCCGCGAACCGCACCTCTGGATTTTGGCGCTGCTCTACATTGGCACCTTCGGTTCCTTCATCGGCTTCTCGGCCGTTTTCCCGAAGCTGATCATGGACTCCTTCGGCCCCGGCGTGGGACTGAAACTGGGCCCCGCCATCATCTCACTGGCGTTCCTGGGTGCCCTGATCGGCTCACTCGCCCGGCCCTACGGCGGCAAGCTGGCCGACCGTTGGGGTGGCGCCCGCGTCACCGTCGCCTGCTTCGGCGTGCTGGCCCTGGCCGCCATGATCCAGGTCCTCACCCTCCCGCTGGGCAGCTTCCCGCTCTTCCTCATCCTCTTCCTGGTGCTCTTCGCCGCAGCCGGTGCCGGTAATGGCTCCACCTACCGCATGATTCCCATGGTGTTTGCCCTCCGTGCCAAGGCCTCAACAGATGCTTCCGGCGCCGGCCACATGAGCGCCACCCGCAAGGGTTCGGCCGCCCTGGGCATCATCTCGGCGATTGGCGCCTATGGCGGATTCGTGGTCCCGCAGGTCCTGAACGCATCCCGCCAGTCCACCGGTGGCTACGAAGGCGCCTTCATCGGATTCGTCGCCGCTTACCTGGTGCTTATGGCGCTGACCTGGGCCGTGTATCTGCGCCGTTCATCGGCCGCCTCGTTGGGCAACGTGTAA
- the nirD gene encoding nitrite reductase small subunit NirD, which translates to MEQLMEMPRTAQAQGARTAHAAQWFPVCKLRDLEDSWGEAALINGQQVALFRVGENDVFAVSHADPATASHVMARGVVGSRGSTYTIASPLHKEVYSLATGECFGRPELSLDTFPVRVVAGGIEVEL; encoded by the coding sequence ATGGAACAGCTCATGGAAATGCCCCGCACCGCTCAGGCTCAAGGCGCTCGCACCGCTCATGCAGCGCAGTGGTTTCCGGTGTGCAAGCTGCGCGATCTCGAAGACTCTTGGGGTGAAGCAGCGCTGATCAATGGTCAGCAAGTCGCGCTGTTCAGAGTCGGTGAAAACGACGTCTTTGCTGTGTCCCACGCCGACCCCGCCACCGCCTCTCATGTCATGGCCCGCGGTGTGGTTGGCTCCCGTGGCAGCACCTACACCATCGCCTCACCGCTGCACAAAGAGGTCTACTCTTTGGCAACGGGGGAGTGCTTCGGCCGGCCAGAACTATCCCTGGACACCTTCCCGGTACGCGTTGTGGCCGGCGGTATAGAGGTGGAGCTCTAG
- a CDS encoding FAD-dependent oxidoreductase yields MSLAPQHVVIIGYGPVAARLAEELLPSVRRGEMALTIIGEEPTAAYNRVLVADLGVGRTTEEAISVSDAAELRAAGMNVLMGVLVRRVDRARRGVLLSDGAWIGYDKLVFATGARPVIPTLHGLNPDPTARVPLPHGVSALRDLADAAVLRNAVVRHERVVVLGGGILGLEAALAARDEGAHVTVVHHGAHTLGRSIDAGAGHTVAAALRARGIAVVSQARAVGVELRAGADGVPTFSGLLQDAGAMVAGELLLLSCGVRPRIEVAAGAGLATDRGILVDHQLMAHHDPNIFAMGDCAEVRCLDASCAECADSSGPLGLIGPGWRQAEWLAAFLIGSAAAAAPRPGVPLPTERAAVIMLKARGVDVAAAGDVAAGPFDDIPGLAVSQWADPEHGKYVKMSTRGGVLSGFVSVGMPRAGAELTLLFERGAELPADRSALLRLDGSDGDSSAVAVPDPARTVCRCAGVTEESITAAVAGGCSTVPELSATTRAGTGCGGCHGELKSLIEAHFVPAAA; encoded by the coding sequence ATGAGCTTGGCACCCCAGCACGTAGTGATCATAGGATACGGACCCGTGGCGGCCCGCCTGGCCGAGGAATTGCTACCCAGCGTCCGTCGCGGCGAGATGGCCCTGACCATTATTGGTGAGGAACCCACGGCAGCCTACAACCGTGTGCTGGTCGCCGATCTGGGCGTGGGCAGGACCACCGAGGAGGCCATTTCCGTCTCAGATGCAGCAGAGCTGAGAGCTGCCGGAATGAACGTTCTCATGGGGGTCCTGGTCCGGCGCGTGGATCGTGCCCGCCGCGGAGTCCTGCTCTCCGACGGTGCATGGATCGGCTACGACAAGCTGGTCTTCGCCACGGGTGCACGGCCTGTAATTCCCACCTTGCACGGGCTCAACCCGGACCCCACAGCACGGGTCCCGCTCCCCCATGGCGTGAGCGCCCTGCGCGATCTGGCCGATGCCGCGGTGCTGCGCAACGCCGTCGTTCGTCACGAGCGCGTGGTGGTGCTGGGCGGCGGAATTCTTGGTTTGGAAGCCGCGCTGGCTGCTCGCGACGAGGGTGCCCACGTGACGGTGGTCCATCACGGGGCGCACACGCTGGGCCGCAGCATTGACGCCGGCGCAGGTCACACCGTGGCGGCTGCACTGCGGGCTAGGGGAATTGCCGTGGTCTCGCAGGCGCGTGCTGTCGGGGTGGAATTGCGTGCCGGAGCCGACGGCGTTCCCACCTTCTCCGGGTTGCTTCAGGATGCGGGGGCAATGGTGGCCGGGGAGCTACTCTTGCTCTCCTGTGGCGTGCGGCCGCGCATTGAGGTGGCTGCTGGAGCCGGGCTGGCCACGGACCGGGGAATTTTGGTGGACCACCAGCTCATGGCCCATCACGATCCCAACATCTTTGCCATGGGCGATTGCGCAGAGGTGCGGTGCTTGGACGCATCGTGCGCAGAGTGCGCTGACAGCTCGGGGCCACTGGGCTTGATTGGTCCGGGTTGGCGGCAGGCGGAATGGCTCGCCGCTTTCCTGATCGGCTCCGCCGCGGCCGCAGCTCCGCGCCCTGGAGTTCCGCTTCCTACCGAGCGTGCCGCGGTCATCATGCTCAAGGCTCGCGGAGTTGATGTGGCAGCGGCTGGTGATGTTGCGGCCGGCCCGTTTGACGATATTCCCGGCTTGGCCGTCAGTCAGTGGGCTGACCCCGAGCACGGGAAATACGTGAAAATGAGTACCCGTGGCGGTGTGCTGTCAGGTTTTGTGAGTGTCGGCATGCCCCGGGCGGGCGCGGAACTGACGTTGTTGTTTGAACGCGGCGCGGAGCTTCCGGCGGACCGTTCGGCACTGTTGCGTTTGGATGGCTCGGACGGGGACAGCAGTGCTGTAGCGGTGCCCGACCCTGCAAGGACGGTGTGCCGCTGTGCCGGCGTCACAGAAGAGAGCATTACGGCCGCGGTGGCGGGCGGCTGCTCCACAGTGCCGGAGCTTTCGGCCACCACTCGCGCCGGAACCGGCTGCGGCGGCTGCCACGGAGAGCTGAAATCCCTCATCGAGGCCCATTTCGTCCCGGCTGCGGCCTGA